CCAACAAGCCTTTAGCATGTTCTTAGCAGCTTCCATATAACCACCGACACCCAGAGAGGAATAGGCCATTGCCCGAATCTGTTTATTGGGCTTCCGCAGATAACCAATAAATTTATCACCAGCGATTTCCGCACCATCCTCCAACTCGAACTCAACGCCATCAAAGACATTTTCGGGATCGACGGCATCTTTGGCAACCTCAACTATAAACACCTCACCAAATTTCTGCTTCCAACCTGCAAGTACTTCTTCGGTCACTTCAGCCGACGTTTGCGGCTTTTTTTCCTTATTCATAACCCTTACTTAAGTGCCGTTTAAACGGCGTTTAAAACACGCTTAACATCGACCCACACTTCACCCCCGGCCTCAAAGACGGGGTAACACAAGGCAACCAGTTTAGCCAAGGCAATCCGGGATGACTCCCCTTTACCATGTCCCGTAATCCGGCTCACGGGAGCCGTACAGCCCAGCAGTTCTTTCCTGGCATCGTTAGCCGCATGAAACAGGATAGCCGAACGACCTGGCACATCCAGCACCTCGAAATGCTTTCCCTTTTCAGGTGTAAAGCGAGGCATCAGCCGATAGCGGCCACCTACATAGCAGGAAATGCGAGGCTGATTATCCAGCCAGGGCAACTCTATCGTCTGGCAGATATACTTACTGCCACACGATAGCGTCCCGTTGGTACCATCAGGAAACGACTCGGTTTCCAGGGTCAAATTCAGAATAGCCCTCATGATCTGGGAGGCAGTTTCCAAGTCCATATCAGATTGATGATTTTCCCCGTCGTTGACAGTGGATCAATCGCCAATTGTTTTGCCACATTGAGCAGCGCATTAGTTAGAAAATGCGCCAACGTTCCCAGCAGATACGCCATACCCGACGATGCCCATTGTTGCCAACCTCGCTCCAGAAGAATATACCCTGTCAGACAGGCTACAATAAATCCAGAAGCGGCATTAAGAAAGCGAGGGATCAGTGCACTGGTATCGAAGCGAGCCGCCAGTACGGAAGCCAGGAAAGCAAAGCCCGTTACAATCAGATGGTCAAGCCCAAAATAGCTGATCACTTTTGCCAAAATATCTTTCATGACGCTACCTATATGTTATAGTTAACGTTCAGGAAGATAATGGGCAAATTGACAACCATTTTCGTGTCTGCCTGCCGTATCGCCTTTTCTACATCCACGAACTCAACGCCTATTAATGCATCTGTCACCAGACTCCCCCCTTCGCTGGCATAGGAAACAACCACACTTAAGTTGCGATAATCTAAAATATCGCCACTGGGCGCACCTGAAATAATTCGCTCAAGTTCCGATTGCAAGACAGTAAGCTCACCCTTAAACGACTTATTTCCCCGGCCAATCGTTAAAGGATAAGCGCCTTTGCCATAGATCAACTCTTTATCCTGAGTCGAACCATACATGACCCCCTGAACCCCCGTCAGTACTGTACCGTTTACCAAAATCTCAGTATCTGACCACGAATATTGCTGAGTATTAAACTGAACACGAGATAGCGACATGGTTAAGCAGCGTTAGGGTTATAGAGTCCAATTTTTACCTCCAGTATACGAGACGTACCCATAGGAGTAATCCGCAAGTCCAGGACGATTTTCGAGGTCGCA
This window of the Spirosoma aerolatum genome carries:
- a CDS encoding DUF5675 family protein translates to MDLETASQIMRAILNLTLETESFPDGTNGTLSCGSKYICQTIELPWLDNQPRISCYVGGRYRLMPRFTPEKGKHFEVLDVPGRSAILFHAANDARKELLGCTAPVSRITGHGKGESSRIALAKLVALCYPVFEAGGEVWVDVKRVLNAV